The following coding sequences are from one Microbacterium wangchenii window:
- the tsaB gene encoding tRNA (adenosine(37)-N6)-threonylcarbamoyltransferase complex dimerization subunit type 1 TsaB: MFLGIDTSLATAVAVVEADGYVVDEASSPDPLGHAEVIGDLLAQVDAAGITHVASGMGPGPFTGLRVGIAAARAFALGRDLPVVPVVSHDAVALGLLLDAAVAGAPEPGRFAVVTDARRREFAFTVYEGLDDDGLPVRVSEPALSPRDELDARVADLGAIRHDAASVPATMIALAAARAVAAGRSIGPSEPLYLRSPDVTLGHTPKKVRT; the protein is encoded by the coding sequence CATCGACACCTCCCTCGCCACGGCCGTCGCCGTCGTCGAGGCCGACGGGTACGTCGTGGACGAAGCATCCAGCCCCGACCCGCTGGGGCACGCCGAAGTGATCGGCGACCTGCTCGCGCAGGTGGATGCGGCCGGCATCACGCACGTGGCATCCGGAATGGGCCCCGGCCCCTTCACGGGGCTGCGCGTGGGGATCGCCGCCGCCCGCGCCTTCGCCCTGGGCCGTGACCTGCCGGTCGTGCCGGTCGTCAGTCACGACGCCGTCGCCCTCGGGCTCCTGCTGGATGCGGCCGTCGCCGGCGCCCCCGAGCCCGGCCGCTTCGCCGTCGTCACCGACGCCCGCCGGCGCGAATTCGCGTTCACCGTCTATGAAGGCCTCGACGACGACGGCCTTCCCGTGCGCGTCAGCGAGCCCGCCCTGTCGCCGCGGGACGAGCTCGATGCGCGCGTCGCCGACCTCGGCGCGATCCGCCACGACGCGGCATCCGTGCCCGCGACCATGATCGCCCTCGCCGCCGCACGCGCGGTGGCCGCCGGCCGCAGCATCGGCCCGTCCGAGCCGCTGTACCTCCGCTCGCCCGACGTCACGCTCGGGCACACGCCGAAGAAGGTGCGCACGTGA
- the rimI gene encoding ribosomal protein S18-alanine N-acetyltransferase, whose protein sequence is MNLRAAEAADLDAIMTLERASFPTDAWSEAMMREELASRHGWYVVAEEAGMLAGYAGLRAPRGAKDADIQTITIAEPFRGHGRGRTLLRALLAEADRRGAREVFLEVRADNPVAQALYASEGFAEVGRRPRYYQPDGVDAVVMRLDLPSWAAARAAAPSEDRTEVGGSTADAPTSGASSDLGAGLRPLGDAAPACDVATGWCT, encoded by the coding sequence GTGAACCTCCGCGCCGCCGAGGCCGCCGACCTCGATGCGATCATGACGCTCGAGCGCGCCTCGTTCCCCACCGACGCGTGGAGCGAGGCGATGATGCGCGAAGAGCTGGCCTCCCGCCACGGCTGGTACGTCGTCGCCGAGGAGGCGGGGATGCTCGCCGGATACGCGGGGCTGCGAGCCCCGCGCGGGGCGAAGGACGCCGACATCCAGACGATCACGATCGCCGAGCCCTTCCGCGGACACGGACGGGGACGGACGCTGCTGCGGGCGCTGCTCGCCGAGGCCGACCGGCGGGGCGCCCGGGAGGTGTTCCTCGAGGTGCGCGCCGACAACCCCGTCGCCCAGGCGCTGTACGCTTCGGAAGGGTTCGCCGAGGTGGGCCGCCGCCCCCGCTACTACCAGCCGGACGGCGTCGACGCCGTCGTGATGCGCCTGGACCTGCCCTCCTGGGCCGCCGCGCGCGCCGCCGCGCCGTCGGAGGATCGCACGGAGGTCGGAGGATCCACGGCGGATGCTCCGACCTCGGGCGCATCCTCCGACCTCGGTGCGGGCCTCCGGCCGCTCGGGGACGCGGCGCCGGCGTGCGACGTGGCGACGGGGTGGTGCACATGA
- the tsaD gene encoding tRNA (adenosine(37)-N6)-threonylcarbamoyltransferase complex transferase subunit TsaD: MTRAPLVLGIETSCDETGIGIVRGRTLLSNTIASSMDEHARYGGVVPEVAARAHLEALQPAIRAALAEASVSLHDLDAVAVTSGPGLAGALMVGIGAAKALAVSLGKPLYAVNHLVGHIAADILDADAGPLEYPTVALLVSGGHTSLLLVRDLTSDVELLGETVDDAAGEAFDKVARILGLPYPGGPEIDRAAASGDPTAIRFPRGLSRTSDLARHRYDFSFSGLKTAVARWIEQREAAGEPVPVADVAASFRESVVDVLVTKALDACAQHDVPRLLLGGGVVANRRLRDVALARAAEAGVSVRIPPLRLCTDNGAMIAALAADLIASGRRPSTLSFGADSTLPVTQIQVAEEEAA; this comes from the coding sequence ATGACGCGCGCGCCGCTCGTGCTGGGCATCGAGACCAGCTGCGACGAGACGGGCATCGGCATCGTGCGCGGGCGCACGCTCCTGTCCAACACGATCGCCTCGAGCATGGACGAGCACGCCCGCTACGGCGGCGTCGTGCCCGAGGTCGCCGCCCGCGCCCACCTGGAGGCGCTGCAGCCGGCGATCCGCGCGGCGCTGGCGGAGGCATCCGTGAGCCTGCACGACCTCGACGCCGTCGCGGTCACGAGCGGCCCTGGGCTGGCCGGCGCGCTCATGGTGGGCATCGGCGCGGCCAAGGCGCTCGCCGTCTCGCTCGGCAAGCCGCTGTACGCCGTCAACCACCTCGTGGGGCACATCGCCGCCGACATCCTCGACGCCGACGCGGGCCCGCTGGAGTACCCGACGGTGGCGCTGCTGGTCAGCGGCGGGCACACGTCGCTCCTGCTCGTGCGCGACCTCACGAGCGACGTCGAGCTGCTGGGCGAGACCGTCGACGACGCCGCGGGGGAGGCGTTCGACAAGGTCGCCCGCATCCTCGGCCTGCCCTACCCCGGCGGCCCCGAGATCGACCGCGCCGCCGCATCCGGCGACCCCACCGCGATCCGCTTCCCCCGGGGCCTCTCCCGCACCTCCGACCTGGCACGCCACCGCTACGACTTCTCCTTCTCGGGCCTGAAGACCGCCGTCGCGCGCTGGATCGAGCAGCGGGAGGCCGCCGGCGAGCCGGTGCCCGTCGCGGACGTCGCCGCGTCGTTCCGCGAGTCGGTCGTCGACGTGCTCGTGACCAAGGCGCTGGACGCCTGCGCGCAGCACGACGTGCCGCGCCTGCTGCTCGGCGGCGGCGTCGTGGCCAACCGGCGCCTGCGCGATGTCGCCCTCGCCCGCGCCGCCGAGGCGGGCGTGAGCGTGCGGATCCCGCCGCTGCGGCTGTGCACCGACAACGGCGCGATGATCGCCGCCCTCGCCGCCGACCTCATCGCATCGGGCCGGCGCCCCTCGACCCTGTCGTTCGGCGCGGACTCGACCCTGCCGGTCACGCAGATCCAGGTGGCGGAGGAGGAGGCCGCGTGA
- a CDS encoding class I SAM-dependent methyltransferase, whose product MDMAELTALLTPGGLRLLDEVGEVGSTADVARVVSQLRAAGHSPDLVSAVVGQARLRVRARAKFGDFAARMLFTRAGLEQATRLSVAARHAGRFRAAGIERVADLGSGIGGDALGFAGLGLGVVAVDADEVTAAIAAYNLAPFGDAVTVQHGTAEAADLSGVQAVWLDPARRTAGHTETTRVRAGDYSPPLEWAFDLLARMPGGMKLGPAFDRDALPADVEAQWVSADGSTIELVLWSGSLARPGVRRAALVTRGDDAWELTAGGDAEDVPVRPLGAFVHEPDGAVIRARLIGEAARQLQAGMLAPGMAYLTSDEALTSPFVTSFRVREEVPFDTRALARALRERGIGTLEIKKRGVDVDPAVLRTKLKLRGDDAATLILTRVGSRRLALLADRVG is encoded by the coding sequence GTGGATATGGCGGAGCTGACGGCGCTGCTCACCCCCGGCGGCCTGCGGCTGCTGGACGAGGTGGGAGAGGTCGGCTCCACCGCCGACGTCGCGCGCGTCGTGTCGCAGCTGCGCGCGGCCGGTCACTCCCCCGACCTCGTCTCCGCGGTGGTGGGGCAGGCGCGGCTGCGGGTGCGGGCGCGCGCGAAGTTCGGCGACTTCGCCGCGCGCATGCTGTTCACGCGGGCGGGGCTCGAGCAGGCCACGCGCCTGTCGGTGGCCGCGCGCCACGCCGGCCGCTTCCGTGCCGCCGGGATCGAACGGGTCGCCGACCTCGGATCCGGCATCGGCGGCGATGCGCTGGGGTTCGCCGGCCTCGGCCTGGGAGTCGTCGCCGTGGACGCCGATGAGGTGACCGCCGCGATCGCGGCGTACAACCTCGCGCCCTTCGGCGACGCCGTGACCGTGCAGCACGGCACCGCCGAGGCGGCCGACCTCTCCGGCGTGCAGGCGGTGTGGCTCGATCCGGCCCGGCGCACCGCCGGACATACGGAGACGACGCGCGTGCGCGCGGGCGACTACTCCCCTCCGCTGGAGTGGGCGTTCGATCTCCTCGCCCGCATGCCCGGCGGCATGAAGCTCGGCCCCGCCTTCGATCGCGACGCCCTCCCCGCCGACGTCGAGGCGCAGTGGGTCAGCGCCGACGGCTCGACGATCGAGCTCGTGCTGTGGAGCGGATCGCTCGCACGCCCGGGCGTGCGCCGCGCGGCGCTGGTCACCCGCGGCGACGACGCGTGGGAGCTGACGGCCGGCGGCGACGCCGAGGACGTGCCGGTGCGCCCGCTCGGGGCGTTCGTGCACGAACCCGATGGCGCGGTCATCCGGGCCCGGCTCATCGGCGAGGCAGCACGGCAGCTGCAGGCCGGGATGCTGGCCCCCGGAATGGCGTATCTCACCTCCGACGAGGCGCTCACGAGCCCGTTCGTGACCTCGTTCCGCGTGCGCGAGGAGGTGCCGTTCGACACGCGCGCCCTCGCCCGCGCGCTGCGCGAGCGCGGCATCGGCACGCTGGAGATCAAGAAGCGCGGCGTCGACGTCGACCCGGCCGTGCTGCGCACGAAGCTCAAGCTGCGCGGCGACGACGCCGCGACCCTGATCCTCACGCGCGTCGGATCGCGCCGCCTCGCGCTCCTGGCCGACCGCGTCGGGTGA
- a CDS encoding dynamin family protein has product MTATDPAGGIAVGAPVNDHVAASAPPGELVRLVEQARSFSGAVGRTDLAKRLDDTRARLLDPHVRVIVVGQFKQGKSKLVNALINAPACAVDDDVATAVPTSVGYAEEPSAAVFMRPEGGGDDTVQRVPISFDDLASYVSDRAEVPPGRSVVGAEVLLPREILKGGLRLVDSPGVGGLESTRALATLAALSTAHAVILVSDASQEYTEPELTFLQHAMRISPNVAAVLSKTDIYPQWRDIHSIDRSRLDGLGDVPIFAVSSDLRLLAAEHQDRELNDESGFPALVAHLRRNVLGHAELLHRRGAVHDLTTVVDQLSLSLRTELNALLHPEDTPRMLAELEDAKSRADEFRGRSARWQVTLSDGIADLIADTEHDLRDRLRKVQRDGEAAIDEGDPGPIWDQIAQWLDERVSAAVSETFVWTNERSQWLSERVAEEFIAGESGIPLIDVGDVTGVLDPVENLQVLDEGRMSAAEKIYIGVRGSYGGVLMVGLATSLVGLTLINPLSLLAGVLVGRRAYREDMTGRLTRRQMEAKNLLRRHIEDVVFQVGKQLKDRLRLVQRASRDHFGTIADELHRSLSESVLAAKQAAATYTADRDGRVTQLQTRLRQLDALRTQIPALQAVSERAR; this is encoded by the coding sequence GTGACTGCAACCGATCCGGCAGGGGGGATCGCCGTCGGGGCGCCCGTGAACGACCACGTGGCCGCATCCGCCCCACCCGGCGAGCTCGTCCGGCTGGTGGAGCAGGCCCGCTCCTTCTCCGGCGCGGTGGGGCGCACCGACCTCGCCAAGCGGCTCGACGACACCCGTGCCCGGCTGCTGGATCCGCACGTGCGGGTCATCGTGGTGGGACAGTTCAAACAGGGCAAGAGCAAACTCGTCAACGCCCTCATCAACGCGCCGGCGTGCGCGGTAGACGACGATGTCGCCACCGCCGTGCCGACCTCCGTCGGGTACGCGGAGGAGCCCTCCGCTGCCGTGTTCATGCGGCCGGAGGGTGGCGGCGACGACACCGTGCAGCGCGTTCCCATCTCCTTCGACGATCTGGCCTCCTACGTGTCCGATCGCGCGGAGGTGCCCCCGGGGCGCTCGGTCGTGGGGGCCGAGGTCCTGCTGCCCCGGGAGATCCTCAAGGGCGGCCTGCGCCTCGTGGACTCCCCGGGCGTGGGGGGTCTGGAATCCACGCGGGCACTGGCCACCCTTGCGGCCCTGTCCACGGCGCACGCCGTGATCCTGGTCTCGGATGCGTCGCAGGAGTACACCGAGCCGGAGCTGACGTTCCTGCAGCACGCGATGCGCATCTCGCCGAACGTCGCCGCGGTGCTCAGCAAGACCGACATCTATCCGCAGTGGCGCGACATCCACTCCATCGACCGGTCGCGCCTGGACGGGCTCGGCGACGTGCCGATCTTCGCCGTCTCCAGCGACCTGCGCCTGCTGGCCGCCGAGCACCAGGACCGTGAGCTCAACGACGAGTCCGGCTTCCCCGCGCTCGTGGCGCACCTGCGCCGGAACGTGCTCGGGCATGCCGAGCTGCTGCACCGCCGCGGGGCCGTGCACGATCTCACCACGGTCGTCGATCAGCTCTCGCTCTCGCTGCGCACGGAGCTGAACGCACTGCTGCACCCCGAGGACACCCCGCGCATGCTCGCCGAGCTCGAGGACGCCAAGTCCCGCGCCGACGAGTTCCGCGGCCGCTCCGCCCGATGGCAGGTGACCCTCAGCGACGGCATCGCCGACCTCATCGCCGACACCGAGCACGATCTGCGCGATCGCCTCCGCAAGGTGCAGCGCGACGGGGAGGCGGCCATCGACGAGGGCGACCCCGGGCCCATCTGGGATCAGATCGCGCAGTGGCTGGATGAGCGCGTGTCGGCGGCGGTGTCGGAGACCTTCGTGTGGACCAACGAGCGTTCGCAGTGGCTGTCCGAGCGGGTCGCGGAGGAGTTCATCGCCGGGGAGTCGGGGATCCCCCTCATCGACGTGGGCGATGTCACCGGAGTGCTCGATCCCGTGGAGAACCTGCAGGTGCTGGATGAGGGCCGCATGAGCGCCGCCGAGAAGATCTACATCGGGGTGCGCGGCTCCTACGGCGGTGTTCTGATGGTGGGGCTCGCGACGAGCCTGGTGGGCCTGACGCTCATCAACCCGCTGTCGCTGCTGGCCGGCGTGCTGGTTGGACGCCGCGCCTACCGCGAAGACATGACCGGGCGCCTCACGCGCCGCCAGATGGAGGCGAAGAACCTCCTGCGCCGCCACATCGAAGACGTCGTCTTCCAGGTCGGCAAGCAGCTGAAGGACCGGCTCCGGCTCGTGCAGCGTGCCTCACGCGACCATTTCGGCACGATCGCCGACGAGCTGCACCGCTCCCTGTCCGAATCGGTCCTCGCCGCCAAGCAGGCCGCGGCCACCTACACCGCCGACCGCGACGGCCGCGTCACGCAGCTGCAGACGCGACTGCGCCAGCTCGACGCGCTGCGGACGCAGATCCCCGCGCTCCAGGCGGTCTCGGAGCGGGCCCGCTGA
- a CDS encoding dynamin family protein codes for MRTSLGDVADVLDATRILYADEPGTVELLDAYARRLREPLRLAVAGIVKAGKSTLLNAIIGERIAPTDAGECTRAITWYRYAPTARITMNLVDGSAVRLPVRRTDGRLDLELGGHRAEDVAWIDVGWPSEALRSTILIDTPGIASVTRENSARSMEFLLPENSPAAADAIVYLLRHVHSSDVSFLRAFRDTAAGASSTVNAVAVLSRADEIGSGRIDSLLSAAAIADRYRRDGELRALALGVVPIAGLLAEGARTLRESEFIALRELARLDRDVRERLLLSADRFVRPTTATSLSIPVRENLLQRFGLFGVRLAAALVRGGATTSSALAERLVQQSGMVGLQQFLVDHFRARAVALKARGVLQGVEQLVRERPRPGADAVLGGIERILVRSHELRELALLADVRTAPVALSPHDIAEAERVLGGLGTSAPARLGLPETATKAERDERTLALLGHWRSLGESPLSDRYTAYLCRMVVRSIEGIASEAAARAEAAGDVVLASGPAQGGR; via the coding sequence ATGCGCACGTCGCTCGGCGACGTGGCCGACGTTCTCGACGCCACGCGCATCCTCTACGCCGACGAGCCCGGCACGGTGGAGCTGCTGGACGCTTACGCGCGGCGTCTGCGCGAGCCGCTGCGCCTCGCGGTGGCCGGCATCGTCAAGGCCGGCAAGTCGACGCTGCTGAACGCCATCATCGGCGAACGGATCGCACCGACGGATGCGGGGGAGTGCACGCGGGCGATCACGTGGTACCGCTACGCGCCCACCGCCCGCATCACGATGAACCTCGTCGACGGCTCGGCGGTGCGCCTGCCCGTCCGCCGCACCGACGGGCGGCTCGACCTCGAGCTGGGCGGCCACCGCGCGGAGGACGTCGCCTGGATCGACGTGGGATGGCCCTCCGAGGCGCTGCGCTCCACGATCCTCATCGACACGCCCGGCATCGCGTCGGTCACCCGCGAGAACTCGGCGCGCTCGATGGAGTTCCTCCTGCCGGAGAACTCCCCCGCCGCCGCCGACGCCATCGTGTACCTGCTGCGGCACGTGCACTCCTCGGACGTGTCGTTCCTGCGGGCGTTCCGCGACACCGCGGCCGGAGCATCCTCGACCGTCAACGCCGTCGCCGTGCTCTCCCGAGCCGACGAGATCGGCTCGGGGCGCATCGACTCCCTGCTGTCGGCGGCCGCGATCGCCGACCGGTACCGACGAGACGGCGAGCTGCGCGCCCTGGCGCTGGGGGTCGTGCCGATCGCAGGCCTCCTGGCCGAAGGCGCCCGGACGCTCCGGGAGAGCGAATTCATCGCGCTGCGCGAATTGGCACGGCTGGACCGCGACGTGCGCGAGCGCCTCCTGCTGTCGGCCGACCGCTTCGTCCGCCCCACGACGGCGACGTCGCTGAGCATCCCCGTCCGCGAGAACCTCCTGCAGCGCTTCGGCCTGTTCGGCGTGCGCCTGGCCGCCGCGCTCGTGCGCGGCGGGGCCACCACCTCTTCCGCGCTCGCGGAGCGGCTCGTGCAGCAGAGCGGGATGGTGGGGCTGCAGCAGTTTCTCGTCGACCACTTCCGCGCGCGCGCCGTCGCGCTCAAGGCACGCGGGGTCCTGCAGGGGGTGGAGCAGCTCGTCCGTGAGCGGCCGCGCCCCGGCGCCGACGCCGTGCTCGGGGGCATCGAGCGCATTCTGGTGCGCAGCCACGAACTGCGTGAGCTGGCGCTCCTGGCCGATGTGCGCACCGCCCCCGTCGCGCTGTCGCCGCATGACATCGCCGAGGCCGAGCGCGTGCTCGGGGGCCTCGGCACCTCCGCTCCGGCACGGCTGGGACTGCCCGAGACGGCGACCAAGGCGGAGCGCGACGAACGGACCCTGGCGCTCCTCGGGCATTGGCGGTCGCTGGGCGAGTCGCCCCTGAGCGACCGCTACACCGCGTACCTGTGCCGCATGGTCGTGCGCAGCATCGAGGGGATCGCGTCAGAGGCCGCTGCCCGCGCCGAGGCTGCGGGCGACGTCGTGCTGGCGAGCGGTCCAGCGCAGGGCGGCCGGTAG
- a CDS encoding IniB N-terminal domain-containing protein encodes MSMTLATIADALIEFILSLLRDPDAAEEFAKDPEAALTARGLGNATAADVCAVAPVIAERAQVVPVPAPKPAPAAPEPNPTVREINSITNSFSYIDDRDTLLDQSVNQNIWADGDVTQVFDQDAVVASGDGAIAAGNDATQENNLDQSTDIDAGDDVAIGGSDVTETTTTDSGNTSTDTTTTTDASTTTTVTDSMNSTTGTTTADESFNDSTVAYAETTVDSDTTGVFESSDTVVMEEAPADDNF; translated from the coding sequence ATGAGCATGACGCTGGCGACGATCGCCGATGCCCTGATCGAGTTCATCCTGAGCCTGCTGCGCGATCCCGATGCCGCCGAGGAGTTCGCGAAGGACCCCGAGGCCGCCCTCACCGCTCGCGGCCTCGGCAACGCGACGGCCGCGGACGTGTGCGCGGTCGCACCCGTCATCGCCGAACGGGCGCAGGTGGTTCCCGTCCCCGCGCCCAAGCCGGCGCCGGCCGCGCCGGAGCCGAACCCGACCGTGCGGGAGATCAACTCCATCACCAACAGCTTCTCCTACATCGACGACCGCGACACGCTCCTGGACCAGTCGGTGAACCAGAACATCTGGGCCGACGGCGACGTCACGCAGGTGTTCGATCAGGACGCCGTGGTCGCCTCCGGCGACGGCGCCATCGCGGCGGGCAACGATGCGACGCAGGAGAACAACCTCGACCAGTCCACCGACATCGACGCCGGCGACGACGTCGCGATCGGCGGCAGCGACGTCACCGAGACCACCACGACGGACTCCGGCAACACCTCGACCGACACGACGACCACCACGGATGCATCGACCACGACCACGGTCACCGACTCGATGAACAGCACCACCGGCACGACCACCGCCGACGAATCGTTCAACGACTCCACCGTGGCCTACGCCGAGACGACCGTCGACAGTGACACCACGGGCGTGTTCGAGTCCTCCGACACCGTCGTGATGGAAGAAGCCCCCGCGGATGACAACTTCTGA
- a CDS encoding LuxR C-terminal-related transcriptional regulator has product MASTLTPPADAAGGIPMVLPRPARTHIDAVVADDRPPRLVLVGTAGSGKTRLLQRLHAEFATQGRTPVSAGRDLAHVPANDVLVIDDAHLLSPDDLAALGRRVGDPDAALVLAMRPWPVPPMLREIADALHPAIVLGHVTHADVVDECTRNGRAIAPRCVDGVLELAGHLTWLVSEALGVHDADCTEDDAHPGVREELRDLIAHRIAGLDEELRHALESLCLSPHTPVSPPGADWAAAGHAKGLLQRNGQPAPVVRDTVRTTISVDRLAELYVDAGASPADPLVRELMGGMHDPRVATALLEDGDTELSRHPHRADELFRGAADAGADPRTVAVRRARAAWNAGEIDAAGALIDAATVDAAHPGFPEAAAIAGAVWAARGDLRMASAVFAHTDPGTPEFVAHASLAALGSGEVDELDRLGQAPPARAVPSTLAVSHELLVRGLRATLGTQTRTCLSDLVRATEMYTAAQCDAPTPELPAVVATVAALSLGELGVAHTVMDTAVRAGHGGMWARPRLLLWQAWVAVQRERPHEAESALQAASAAGVTTARERVLADAVTMALTRRYADASALAPAWRRARESILRTRFDLYSLLPLAEFAVGAARLGDLERLRPHLDEAYATVERMGSPPMWSSHLHWAGLHCAIHQNRPDDLAPHARGLLAAAPHTRLARKMARAGKVWTEVLTGHVDADAIERAALGLASVGLAWDGARLAGHGAGRTEDRRVIARLLACARQLHPREELQHPAVDDARTTEAAAQRVNDLLSAREREVAALVVQGKTYAEIGESIFISPRTAEHHIARIRRRLGATTRSDLIGKLRMVLEDAPSDDVPSPREVEFA; this is encoded by the coding sequence ATGGCGTCCACGCTCACGCCGCCCGCCGATGCGGCCGGTGGTATCCCGATGGTCCTTCCGCGTCCTGCGCGCACCCACATCGACGCCGTCGTCGCTGACGACCGGCCTCCGCGGCTGGTCCTCGTCGGCACCGCCGGGTCGGGTAAGACGCGGCTGCTGCAGCGGCTGCACGCGGAGTTCGCCACGCAAGGCCGCACTCCCGTCAGCGCGGGCCGCGACCTCGCGCACGTACCGGCGAACGACGTGCTCGTCATCGACGACGCGCACCTCCTCTCCCCCGACGACCTCGCCGCGCTCGGCCGGCGCGTAGGCGACCCGGACGCAGCGCTCGTCCTGGCGATGCGACCGTGGCCGGTGCCGCCGATGCTCCGCGAGATCGCCGACGCGCTGCATCCGGCCATCGTGCTGGGGCATGTCACGCACGCGGACGTGGTCGACGAGTGCACCCGGAACGGGCGGGCGATCGCCCCGCGGTGCGTGGACGGGGTCCTCGAGCTGGCGGGTCACCTGACCTGGCTCGTCTCCGAGGCGCTCGGCGTGCACGACGCCGACTGCACCGAGGATGACGCGCACCCGGGTGTGCGGGAGGAGCTGCGCGACCTCATCGCGCATCGCATCGCCGGTCTCGACGAGGAGCTCCGGCATGCGCTGGAGAGCCTGTGCCTGTCGCCGCACACGCCGGTGTCGCCCCCGGGGGCCGATTGGGCCGCGGCCGGACACGCCAAGGGACTGCTGCAGCGCAATGGCCAGCCGGCGCCGGTCGTGCGCGACACCGTGCGGACGACGATCTCCGTCGACCGCCTCGCCGAGCTGTACGTCGACGCCGGGGCGTCGCCGGCCGACCCGCTCGTGCGCGAGCTGATGGGCGGGATGCACGATCCGCGCGTGGCCACGGCGCTGCTCGAGGACGGCGACACCGAGCTCTCGCGTCATCCGCACCGCGCCGACGAGCTCTTCCGCGGCGCCGCCGACGCCGGCGCAGACCCGCGCACGGTCGCCGTGCGGCGTGCGCGGGCGGCATGGAACGCCGGGGAGATCGACGCCGCGGGCGCTCTCATCGACGCCGCCACGGTGGATGCGGCGCACCCCGGCTTCCCGGAGGCGGCGGCGATCGCCGGCGCCGTGTGGGCTGCGCGCGGCGACCTGCGCATGGCGTCGGCGGTGTTCGCCCACACCGACCCGGGCACGCCCGAATTCGTCGCGCACGCGAGCCTCGCGGCCCTCGGCTCCGGTGAGGTGGACGAGCTCGACCGCCTCGGCCAGGCGCCGCCCGCACGCGCCGTGCCGTCGACGCTGGCGGTGTCGCACGAGCTGCTCGTCCGCGGGTTGCGCGCGACACTGGGGACGCAGACGCGCACGTGCCTGAGCGACCTCGTCCGCGCCACCGAGATGTACACGGCCGCGCAGTGCGATGCCCCGACGCCCGAGCTCCCCGCGGTGGTCGCCACCGTCGCAGCCCTGAGCCTCGGCGAGCTCGGCGTCGCCCACACCGTGATGGACACCGCCGTGCGGGCGGGCCACGGCGGGATGTGGGCGCGCCCTCGGCTGCTGCTGTGGCAGGCCTGGGTCGCGGTGCAGCGGGAGCGTCCGCATGAGGCGGAGTCGGCCCTGCAGGCGGCGAGCGCGGCCGGCGTGACCACCGCCCGCGAGCGGGTGCTCGCCGACGCCGTCACGATGGCCCTCACCCGCCGGTACGCCGACGCGTCGGCGCTCGCGCCGGCGTGGCGGCGCGCCCGCGAGAGCATCCTGCGCACGCGCTTCGACCTGTACTCGCTGCTGCCCCTGGCCGAGTTCGCCGTCGGTGCCGCGCGCCTGGGCGACCTGGAGCGGCTGCGCCCGCACCTGGACGAGGCGTACGCCACGGTGGAGCGCATGGGCTCGCCGCCCATGTGGTCGAGCCATCTGCACTGGGCGGGCCTGCACTGTGCGATTCATCAGAACCGCCCCGACGACCTCGCCCCGCATGCGCGCGGGCTGCTGGCCGCAGCCCCGCACACGCGCCTGGCGCGCAAGATGGCCCGCGCGGGCAAGGTGTGGACCGAGGTGCTCACCGGTCATGTCGACGCCGACGCGATCGAGCGGGCGGCCCTGGGGCTGGCTTCGGTGGGCCTGGCATGGGACGGTGCGCGCCTGGCCGGCCACGGCGCCGGGCGCACGGAGGACCGTCGCGTCATCGCGCGCCTGCTCGCGTGCGCGCGTCAGCTGCACCCGCGGGAGGAGCTGCAGCATCCCGCCGTCGACGACGCGCGCACGACCGAGGCCGCCGCCCAGCGCGTCAACGACCTGCTGAGCGCGCGGGAGCGGGAGGTGGCGGCCCTCGTCGTACAGGGCAAGACCTACGCCGAGATCGGCGAGTCCATCTTCATCTCCCCCCGCACCGCAGAGCATCACATCGCGCGCATCCGCCGGCGCCTGGGGGCGACGACGCGTTCCGACCTCATCGGCAAGCTGCGGATGGTTCTGGAGGATGCACCCTCCGACGATGTGCCCTCCCCGCGGGAGGTGGAGTTCGCATGA